The Kluyveromyces marxianus DMKU3-1042 DNA, complete genome, chromosome 6 genome window below encodes:
- the TFC7 gene encoding uncharacterized protein translates to MTVKTIYIARHGYRSNWLPTPPAHPAPPTGVNSDVPLAPHGIEQARELAHYLISIDNQPQLIVSSPLYRCLQTSEPIADLLELPIYFDRGLGEWYKPDRDVIPEPASYDILNNFFPGKLKSEWPHSVIPSNKGETEEEIFERCKKFWPVFIKTVEERFPEVETILLVTHAATKIALGMTLLKFNSVRDTLDEDGNVIHCGSCSLDKYELLEDEEDEEAEDEEGSSVPPFEERQWKLTMNGNTEFLSGGEEMNWDFRYGFEAGSDDDIKQRRKLQEKKNGASSSAPQSAGSDAGAASDSVAASGSGQEGGDSQEEYEHVYVSLDVENRNYREKQTVQNQATLQHSGLESDKPLVKIGDNVYEGTWKKPLGTELAFASEGSKSDSKTDSNDSDSKTTDRVYRVTDSIDLHPIQPM, encoded by the coding sequence ATGACTGTGAAGACGATATACATTGCCAGACACGGGTACCGGTCAAACTGGCTACCCACTCCACCAGCTCACCCGGCACCACCTACAGGTGTGAACAGCGATGTGCCATTGGCACCACATGGGATTGAACAAGCGAGGGAGCTAGCCCACTACTTGATTTCGATTGACAATCAACCACAGCTTATTGTATCCTCGCCTTTGTACAGGTGTTTGCAAACGAGTGAGCCTATTGCTGATCTTTTAGAGCTTCCTATCTATTTCGACAGAGGATTAGGCGAGTGGTATAAGCCGGACCGTGACGTTATCCCTGAGCCAGCATCATATGATATAttgaacaacttcttcCCGGGCAAGTTGAAGAGCGAGTGGCCACATAGTGTTATTCCTAGCAATAAGGGTGAGACCGAGGAGGAGATTTTTGAACGGTGCAAGAAGTTTTGGCCTGTGTTCATCAAGACTGTAGAGGAGCGTTTCCCAGAAGTGGAGACGATACTGCTAGTGACGCATGCTGCCACTAAGATTGCGCTTGGTATGACTCTATTGAAGTTTAACAGTGTCAGAGACACTTTGGATGAGGACGGAAACGTTATCCATTGTGGTAGTTGTTCGTTGGACAAGTACGAATTATTGGAAGACgaggaagacgaagaagcagaagacGAGGAAGGGAGCTCGGTCCCACCTTTCGAAGAGAGACAATGGAAGCTAACTATGAACGGTAACACGGAGTTTTTGAGCGGAGGAGAAGAGATGAACTGGGACTTTAGATACGGCTTTGAAGCAGGGTCCGATGACGATATTAAGCAAAGACGCAAGcttcaagagaagaagaatggtgCTTCTTCTAGTGCCCCTCAAAGTGCAGGATCTGATGCTGGCGCTGCTTCTGATTCGGTTGCAGCATCTGGATCTGGCCAAGAAGGTGGTGACTCGCAAGAAGAGTATGAGCATGTCTACGTGAGCTTGGACGTCGAAAACCGCAACTACCGTGAAAAACAAACGGTACAGAACCAGGCCACGTTGCAGCATTCAGGACTAGAGTCCGATAAGCCCTTGGTCAAGATTGGTGACAATGTCTACGAGGGCACCTGGAAAAAGCCACTTGGCACTGAACTAGCCTTCGCTAGCGAAGGGTCCAAGTCCGATTCCAAGACTGACTCCAACGACTCAGATAGTAAAACCACCGATCGCGTGTACAGAGTTACTGACAGTATAGACCTCCATCCAATCCAACCTATGTAA
- a CDS encoding nucleotide diphosphatase, protein MNAVARTLSSKYEIILASSSPRRFEILTEQMGFKDVIVMKPSFEEDLDKTLYHKKPLQYVQDTCLGKAHSIVHELKQQQNDQHSKPKLVICADTVVIDHTDEIYEKPVYKETQLKNLLKFTQSGKPMRVATAVTIIRWTSAQDHQFESFYEVTEVFFDKEIPRTLIEMYVESGDGLQVAGGFKVQGFSGCLISGINGDYYNVVGLPLNATWKRLLAFE, encoded by the coding sequence ATGAACGCCGTCGCAAGAACACTATCCAGCAAGTACGAAATCATCCTCGCGTCCTCTTCTCCCAGACGATTCGAGATCCTCACCGAACAGATGGGCTTCAAAGACGTCATCGTGATGAAGCCCTCTTTCGAAGAAGACCTTGACAAGACGCTATACCACAAAAAACCACTCCAGTACGTCCAGGACACATGTCTGGGCAAGGCCCACAGCATCGTGCACGAAttgaagcagcagcaaaaCGACCAGCATTCGAAACCAAAGCTCGTCATTTGCGCCGATACAGTCGTCATCGACCATACCGATGAGATATACGAGAAACCAGTATACAAAGAAACACAACTAAAAAACTTGCTAAAGTTTACGCAATCGGGGAAACCGATGCGCGTGGCTACTGCTGTCACTATAATCCGCTGGACCAGCGCCCAAGACCACCAATTCGAGTCCTTCTACGAGGTCACCGAGGTTTTCTTTGACAAAGAGATTCCTCGGACTTTGATCGAGATGTATGTCGAGAGCGGCGACGGGTTGCAAGTCGCTGGAGGGTTCAAGGTCCAGGGGTTCAGCGGGTGCCTCATTTCGGGCATCAACGGTGACTACTACAACGTGGTGGGCCTGCCCTTGAACGCTACGTGGAAGCGGTTGCTGGCCTTCGAAtga
- the NOP15 gene encoding rRNA-binding ribosome biosynthesis protein NOP15, translating to MAKSVRSTTQSKKSEPKAAKAVKEVVEKVEETLQGSGSESESESDIEGFHSASENEDEDDSSDDEGEEVQVELKQGSHTIKKLDPKKQSEMDKQKAKKDKNADVSGILYVSRLPQGFKEREMSKYFSQFGDLKQVRLARNKKTGNSRHYGFIEYINKDDAVIAQEAMNNYLIMGHLLKVKVLPSGSSIDKLFRYKKKPFIASKATKSATDLKKRASEKHEDRIAKLNEAGIDFKF from the coding sequence ATGGCTAAGAGTGTAAGGTCGACGACGCAAAGCAAGAAAAGCGAGCCAAAGGCTGCTAAAGCGGTGAAAGAAGTAGTTGAAAAGGTGGAGGAAACTCTACAAGGCTCAGGTTCTgagtctgagtctgagTCTGATATCGAGGGGTTCCACAGTGCCAGCGAgaatgaggatgaggatgacAGCAGCGACGATGAGGGCGAAGAAGTGCAGGTGGAGTTGAAGCAAGGCAGCCATacgatcaagaagttggatCCTAAGAAACAGAGCGAAATGGACAAGCAAAAGGCcaagaaggacaagaacGCCGACGTGTCGGGGATCTTATACGTTTCCAGACTACCCCAAGGTTTCAAGGAGCGTGAAATGTCGAAATACTTTTCTCAATTTGGTGATTTGAAGCAGGTGAGACTGGccagaaacaagaagaccGGGAACTCGAGACACTACGGGTTCATCGAGTACATCAACAAGGACGACGCTGTGATTGCCCAGGAGGCCATGAACAACTATTTGATTATGGGCCATTTGCTAAAAGTGAAGGTCTTGCCCTCTGGAAGCTCCATCGACAAGCTTTTCAgatacaagaagaagccaTTCATCGCCAGCAAAGCAACCAAGTCTGCTACCGACCTAAAGAAGCGTGCGAGCGAAAAACACGAGGACAGAATCGCCAAGCTAAACGAAGCAGGTATCGATTTTAAGTTTTAA
- the CYB5 gene encoding Cyb5p, producing MAKLFTYKEVSEHKTGDDLWLIIHGKVYDCTKFVDEHPGGDEILIELGGQDATGPFDDIGHSEDAIKLLEPLYIGDIDTTSEKVVVESTESSAATTGGEGNGVMIIALIVVFLAIAFYYFNQ from the coding sequence ATGGCTAAACTATTCACATACAAGGAAGTTTCCGAACACAAGACTGGCGATGACTTGTGGTTGATCATCCACGGTAAGGTTTACGACTGTACCAAGTTTGTCGATGAACATCCAGGTGGTGATGAAATTCTAATCGAACTTGGTGGTCAAGACGCTACTGGCCCATTCGATGACATTGGCCATTCTGAAGACGCAATTAAGCTACTAGAACCTTTGTACATTGGTGACATCGATACCACTTCTGAGAAGGTCGTTGTTGAATCCACTGAATCGTCTGCTGCAACCACTGGTGGCGAAGGTAACGGTGTTATGATTATTGCCTTGATCGTTGTCTTTTTGGCCATTGCATTCTACTACTTCAACCAATAA
- the CEX1 gene encoding COPI-interacting protein CEX1, producing MYQVAQTLTVLHEQAKCLFGALSIGNIYVNTKGEWVLYGLELSTSFNDPAHFSSNLQVYNGVVRGYDNWELLGNVSTPVGVDAAQLYTVYSTLFQGNIPTSWKPTLAALAKGQQGSVQKFVAKLRDDNGNPLISIYDNLKEIYIKDPVEKVMMLSNVQQTISADDKPFKNPTPGFLENTLLPELTQCLQMISTTNQPTSNQVPFLGTIFHLTCSDSPIIADENVFQTQVKPIIFQSFNVADRQVRFLLLLHFANFTQKLSASEVADKIFPPFIQGLSDTDQTIRLQTLKNVSHLIGKITERQLNNDLLRVLAKTQVDKDIGIRTLTILIITKIAHKLNKSSNRSTILATAFTKSLKDPDLKPRLATLYGLETTLDLFDAETIAQRILTVIGPGLLDKNKQVRENAKKVFHMYWDKLEQESASFPDDDDSEDIPEEEFDRMMNDEEDGELINGFIQSVKLSTPTPTSTPADLVEPVQESDPWNAAFDDDVIADLDDSWDVDEPEEQSSNNTQVKSFGFKVPVKKSWNDELDDTPLEHNSLTKNTSSNSLKIKKEESKPSILSKKPVKRTSILSKSNKTSQQQHPRIASSIRTSHKHTSKVIAPTLAAEDDDVEDGWGDDW from the coding sequence ATGTACCAGGTTGCACAGACGTTAACTGTGCTGCATGAACAAGCAAAATGTCTGTTTGGGGCATTGTCCATTGGGAATATATACGTGAACACCAAGGGTGAGTGGGTTTTATACGGTTTGGAACTCTCGACCAGTTTCAATGATCCCGCACACTTCTCATCAAATCTTCAAGTCTACAATGGTGTAGTTAGGGGATACGATAATTGGGAACTACTAGGGAACGTTTCGACACCTGTGGGCGTTGATGCTGCCCAATTGTATACTGTGTACAGCACACTTTTCCAGGGAAATATTCCAACATCTTGGAAGCCAACTCTGGCAGCGCTAGCTAAGGGACAACAAGGTTCCGTTCAGAAGTTTGTGGCCAAACTTCGAGACGATAATGGAAACCCGTTGATATCCATTTACGATAACTTGAAAGAGATTTATATTAAGGACCCAGTGGAAAAAGTTATGATGCTCTCTAATGTTCAACAAACAATCTCTGCTGACGATAAACCATTCAAGAATCCAACTCCGGGATTCCTAGAAAATACCCTTCTACCTGAGCTAACTCAATGCTTGCAAATGATCAGCACCACGAACCAACCCACTTCGAATCAGGTACCATTTTTGGGGACGATTTTCCATTTAACGTGTTCCGATAGCCCCATTATAGCGGACGAAAATGTTTTCCAAACACAGGTGAAGCCTATTATCTTTCAATCATTCAATGTTGCCGATAGACAAGTgagatttcttcttctattacATTTCGCAAACTTTACACAGAAGCTCTCTGCTTCAGAGGTAGCAGATAAAATATTCCCACCTTTCATTCAGGGCCTCTCTGATACCGACCAAACGATCAGATTGcaaactttgaaaaacgTCTCTCATCTCATTGGAAAAATCACTGAACGTCAACTAAATAATGATTTGCTACGTGTGTTAGCTAAAACTCAAGTTGACAAAGATATCGGAATACGAACACTAACGATATTAATCATAACGAAAATTGCCCACAAATTGAACAAATCTAGCAACAGGTCAACCATTCTTGCTACTGCATTCACCAAATCTTTAAAGGATCCAGATTTGAAACCCAGACTTGCAACTCTTTATGGTTTAGAAACAACCTTGGATCTCTTTGATGCGGAAACAATTGCGCAACGTATTCTAACTGTGATTGGGCCTGGTTTGCTTGACAAGAATAAACAAGTGCGGGAAAATGCCAAGAAAGTCTTCCACATGTACTGGGATAAGTTGGAACAAGAATCTGCTTCATTCCCAGATGACGATGATTCCGAAGATATACccgaagaagaattcgaTAGGATGAtgaatgatgaagaagatggtgaGCTAATCAATGGATTTATTCAAAGTGTTAAATTAAGTACACCAACACCTACTTCTACACCAGCAGATTTGGTAGAACCGGTACAAGAATCTGATCCTTGGAATGCTGCCTTCGACGACGATGTTATAGCAGACTTGGATGATAGTTGGGATGTTGATGAACCGGAGGAACAAAGTTCCAACAACACACAAGTTAAATCATTCGGTTTTAAAGTTCCTGTAAAAAAATCGTGGAACGATGAACTAGACGATACTCCATTGGAGCACAATTCATTGACCAAAAATACCTCCTCTAATTCActtaaaatcaaaaaagaagagagtaaACCTTCCATTTTATCGAAAAAGCCTGTAAAGAGGACTTCCATCTTGAGCAAGAGCAATAAGACTtcccaacaacaacatccCCGtattgcttcttcaattaGAACATCTCACAAGCACACTTCTAAGGTTATTGCACCTACATTAGCAGCTGAAGACGATGACGTTGAAGATGGTTGGGGGGATGATTGGTAA
- the DBP2 gene encoding DEAD-box ATP-dependent RNA helicase DBP2, which translates to MSFTGGRDHQFNRNNMGNSHGDYRGQRGSDRNGYNRGGDFRGGRGGFGRGGSRDSRIELVAPNWDEELPNLPVFEKNFYQEHPDVTKMSDAEVAQFRKENEMTITGHDVPKPIRTFDEAGFPSYVLDEVKQEGFDKPTGIQCQGWPMALSGRDMVGVAATGSGKTLSYCLPGIVHINAQPLLSPGDGPIVLVLAPTRELAVQIQKECSKFGASSRIRNTCVYGGVPKSQQIRDLQRGVEILIATPGRLIDMLEIGKTNLKRVTYLVLDEADRMLDMGFEPQIRKIVDQIRPDRQTLMWSATWPKEVKQLAADYLNDPIQVQIGSLELAASHTITQIVEVVTDFEKRDRLAKHLETASQDQESKIIIFASTKRTCDEITSYLRAEGWPALAIHGDKAQNERDWVLAEFRSGRSPIMVATDVAARGIDVKGINYVINYDMPGNIEDYVHRIGRTGRAGSTGTAISFFTEGNKSLGTALIKIMREAKQNIPEELRRFDRGSYGAHPRYGGGRGGRGFGGGRGRGGYGGGRGYGGGRGRGGYGGNRSW; encoded by the exons ATGAGTTTTACCGGTGGAAGAGATCATCAATTCAACAGAAACAACATGGGCAACAGCCACGGTGATTACCGTGGCCAAAGAGGCTCCGACAGAAACGGCTACAACAGAGGCGGTGACTTCCGTGGTGGTCGTGGTGGTTTTGGCCGTGGTGGTTCCCGTGATAGCAGAATCGAATTGGTTGCTCCAAACTGGGATGAAGAATTACCAAACTTGCCAGTTTTCGAAAAGAACTTTTACCAAGAACATCCAGACGTTACTAAGATGAGTGATGCCGAAGTAGCTCAGTTCAGAAAGGAAAACGAGATGACCATCACTGGTCACGACGTTCCAAAGCCAATCAGAACTTTTGACGAGGCTGGTTTCCCATCTTATGTTTTGGATGAAGTTAAGCAAGAAGGTTTCGACAAGCCAACCGGTATTCAATGTCAAGGTTGGCCTATGGCTTTGTCTGGTAGAGATATGGTTGGTGTTGCTGCTACCGGTTCTGGTAAGACTCTTTCTTACTGTTTGCCAGGTATCGTTCACATCAACGCACAACCACTATTGTCTCCAGGCGATGGTCCAATTGTGTTGGTGTTGGCTCCAACCAGAGAGTTGGCtgttcaaattcaaaaggaATGTTCCAAGTTTGgtgcttcttcaagaatcaGAAACACTTGTGTTTACGGTGGTGTTCCAAAGTCCCAACAAATCAGAGATTTGCAAAGAGGTGTGGAAATTTTGATTGCCACCCCAGGTAGATTGATTGATATGTTGGAAATTGGTAAGACCAACTTGAAGAGAGTTACTTACTTGGTTTTGGACGAAGCTGACAGAATGTTGGATATGGGTTTCGAACCTCAAATCAGAAAGATTGTCGACCAGATTAGACCTGACAGACAAACTTTGATGTGGTCCGCTACCTGGCCAAAGGAAGTCAAGCAATTGGCTGCCGACTACTTGAACGACCCAATCCAAGTCCAAATCGGTTCCTTGGAATTGGCCGCTTCTCACACCATTACACAAATCGTCGAAGTCGTTACTGATTTCGAAAAGCGTGACAGATTGGCTAAGCATTTGGAAACCGCTTCTCAAGACCAAGAATCTAAGATTATCATTTTCGcttcaacaaagagaaCTTGTGATGAAATTACTTCTTACTTGAGAGCTGAGGGCTGGCCAGCTTTGGCTATTCACGGTGACAAGGCCCAGAACGAACGTGACTGGGTCTTGGCCGAATTCAGATCTGGAAGATCTCCTATCATGGTTGCAACTGATGTTGCTGCCAGAGGTATTG ACGTTAAGGGTATCAACTACGTCATCAACTATGACATGCCAGGTAACATTGAAGATTATGTTCACAGAATTGGTAGAACTGGTAGAGCTGGTTCTACCGGTACTGctatttccttcttcactGAAGGTAACAAATCACTAGGTACTGCTTTGATCAAGATCATGAGAGAAGCCAAGCAAAACATTCCAGAAGAACTAAGAAGATTCGACAGAGGTTCTTACGGTGCTCATCCAAGATACGGTGGTGGCCGTGGTGGTCGTGGCTTCGGTGGTGGTCGTGGCCGTGGTGGTTACGGCGGTGGTCGTGGTTACGGTGGTGGTCGTGGCCGTGGTGGTTACGGTGGTAACAGATCGTGGTAA
- the RPC19 gene encoding DNA-directed RNA polymerase core subunit RPC19 yields the protein MAEIQKDTPIQEDAEIQKDVDMQEDELDREKIKLLSEATSEDGMSASFRITDEDHTLGNALRYMIMKNPEVEFCGYSIPHPSENFLHIRIQTYGKMTAVEALHKGLADLMDLCDAVEDRFTQRVREM from the coding sequence ATGGCCGAGATACAAAAAGACACCCCAATTCAAGAGGACGCCGAGATCCAAAAAGATGTCGATATGCAAGAAGACGAACTGGATAGAGAAAAGATCAAGCTTCTCAGCGAGGCCACTTCGGAAGACGGTATGAGCGCGTCGTTCAGAATCACAGATGAGGACCATACTCTCGGTAATGCCCTCCGTTATATGATCATGAAGAACCCAGAAGTCGAGTTCTGCGGGTACTCGATCCCACATCCTTCAGAAAACTTCCTACACATCAGAATCCAAACGTACGGCAAGATGACTGCAGTCGAGGCATTGCACAAGGGTCTTGCTGATCTCATGGACCTGTGCGACGCTGTGGAGGACCGTTTCACCCAAAGGGTGAGGGAGATGTGA
- the AZF1 gene encoding Azf1p — protein MDSSNGQNNGGSQRPEDSGEKDKMPPPQGQPVNVGVPLQNQNQGQNQGQNQGQNQNANNQGPGQSQRQDSISMYTNFNQPRLSTDSSISSFLNIDNQSDTRGSTSQMGVAGQELPYSRGFSIVNNLWNAPVPHPQNDVAFTTTRRQSEQLEPFMPKFNTSSFTKGQGQGQGQGQGQGQLQGQQGGRQASGPGPGQGQGQGQSANQNANQGQGKQGKNQNQTSSGQNSGQNQNQVVGQNQGTGNGQGQVQGQVSGPSSKRNSIYFPPTDADLDFFTTGKRNSIAMKPPLIKPNGNGTNHQAVGGPGGPTDDMEVPFFQGPLSRKNSIKFNPEDFADFQFKRRDSSVRATLDNSNYMPAPPKRLNDGSLSPIDHHMVDNDDEEDVETRLHKHLSSLVDSVKMDKTPPKKKQKSSAKGKKKGGQGSKKDDGTDDSLDHHHQQQQHQQQQQQQQQQQQQQVGMQQPHMLNQAQLQAGAGAGAQMGGMTSLNPAINPSLNPSINPIEDSKPLLGATKVDQLMLVIQARKNGVTDKVPRSADGSLLLESAPSIIPPLSQLVGGVEKPKSKGVKQFQCPYCHKYFTQSTHLEVHVRSHIGYKPFSCDFCGKRFTQGGNLRTHIRLHTGEKPYECERCGRKFSRKGNLAAHKLTHDNLKPFQCKLDDCNKTFTQLGNMKAHQNRFHLQTLNRLTQRLAEMDPNENISQKERELLDYFASIYRNSNRGIKGRGKGNQNIVPLNAFDKHRQLDDPSVRVAAKALGSLTQSKQPSPMAYETASNSSIADKNNQFSFPEGEAQLDDAAYAATGTIALGSRNPNKEPSQKEKVQFKDVNFIR, from the coding sequence ATGGATAGCTCGAACGGACAGAATAACGGAGGGTCGCAACGGCCAGAGGATTCTGGTGAGAAGGATAAGATGCCACCTCCTCAGGGGCAACCTGTGAATGTGGGTGTTCCActtcagaatcagaatcaagGACAGAATCAAGGACAAAATCAAGGACAGAACCAGAACGCGAATAATCAAGGGCCCGGACAGAGCCAGAGACAGGACTCTATTTCGATGTACACGAATTTCAACCAACCGAGGTTGTCGACGGATAGTTCTATTTCGTCATTTTTGAACATTGACAACCAATCGGACACGCGTGGGTCTACTTCGCAGATGGGTGTTGCTGGACAGGAATTGCCATATAGCAGGGGGTTTTCGATTGTGAACAACTTGTGGAATGCGCCGGTTCCTCATCCGCAGAATGATGTGGCTTTCACTACGACCAGGAGGCAGTCTGAGCAATTGGAGCCGTTCATGCCGAAGTTTAACACGTCGAGTTTCACGAAAGGACAAGGTCAaggccagggccagggccagggtCAGGGTCAGTTACAGGGCCAGCAAGGCGGACGACAGGCTTCAGGTCCAGGTCCAGGTCAAGGTCAAGGACAAGGCCAATCTGCAAACCAGAACGCGAACCAGGGACAAGGTAAACAGGGCAAGAACCAGAATCAAACATCTTCGGGTCAGAACTCGGgccaaaatcaaaatcaagtAGTAGGCCAGAACCAGGGTACTGGTAACGGCCAGGGCCAGGTTCAGGGCCAAGTATCCGGTCCCTCATCGAAAAGAAACTCAATCTATTTCCCACCAACGGACGCTGATCTCGACTTCTTCACCACGGGCAAACGTAACTCTATCGCGATGAAACCTCCTCTAATCAAACCTAACGGAAACGGTACCAACCACCAGGCTGTTGGTGGGCCCGGTGGACCTACTGACGATATGGAAGTACCATTTTTCCAAGGTCCGCTTTCGAGGAAGAACTCCATCAAGTTCAACCCAGAGGATTTCGCAGACTTCCAGTTCAAGAGAAGGGACTCATCTGTGAGAGCTACGCTAGATAATTCAAACTACATGCCTGCTCCACCAAAGAGGCTCAATGACGGCTCTCTAAGTCCAATTGACCACCATATGGTCGATAACGATGACGAGGAAGACGTGGAGACAAGACTACACAAGCACTTGTCGTCTCTTGTGGACTCAGTCAAGATGGATAAAACTccaccaaagaagaagcaaaagtCTAGCGCAAAgggtaagaagaagggtgGCCAGGGTTCAAAGAAGGACGACGGCACTGATGATTCGCTagatcatcatcatcaacaacaacagcatcaacaacaacaacagcagcaacagcagcaacaacaacaacaagtaGGTATGCAACAGCCTCATATGCTCAACCAAGCACAGCTACAGGCTGGTGCCGGAGCCGGGGCTCAAATGGGTGGCATGACTTCGTTGAACCCTGCAATAAACCCCTCGTTGAATCCTTCCATCAATCCAATCGAGGACTCAAAACCATTGCTAGGTGCTACTAAGGTCGATCAATTGATGTTGGTTATCCAGGCACGTAAGAATGGTGTCACAGACAAGGTGCCTCGTTCTGCAGATGGGTCTTTGTTGCTAGAGTCCGCACCATCGATCATCCCACCTCTATCGCAGCTTGTCGGTGGTGtagaaaaaccaaaatccAAAGGTGTGAAACAGTTCCAATGTCCTTATTGTCACAAGTATTTCACACAGTCTACCCACTTGGAAGTGCATGTCAGATCGCACATCGGTTATAAACCTTTCTCGTGTGACTTTTGCGGGAAACGTTTCACTCAAGGTGGTAACTTGAGAACACACATCCGTTTACACACTGGTGAGAAACCGTACGAGTGTGAAAGATGTGGCAGGAAGTTCAGCCGTAAAGGTAACTTGGCTGCACATAAGCTGACACACGACAACCTGAAACCATTCCAGTGCAAATTGGATGACTGTAACAAGACTTTCACCCAGTTGGGTAACATGAAGGCGCACCAAAACAGGTTCCATCTACAAACATTAAATAGGTTGACCCAAAGACTCGCAGAGATGGATCCAAATGAAAACATATCTCAAAAGGAACGTGAACTACTCGACTACTTCGCATCAATTTACAGAAACAGTAACCGTGGTATTAAGGGTAGAGGTAAAGGTAACCAGAACATTGTTCCGCTGAATGCTTTCGACAAACACCGCCAGTTGGATGATCCAAGCGTCAGAGTTGCAGCCAAGGCCTTGGGATCACTGACCCAGTCCAAACAACCTTCTCCAATGGCTTACGAAACTGCGTCAAACTCTTCTATTGCTGATAAGAACAACCAATTCTCTTTCCCAGAAGGAGAAGCCCAACTTGACGACGCTGCATATGCTGCAACAGGAACGATTGCCTTGGGAAGCAGAAATCCTAACAAAGAACCCTCGCAGAAGGAAAAAGTCCAATTTAAAGACGTCAACTTTATAAGGTAA
- the CIM1 gene encoding mitochondrial HMG-box protein CIM1, protein MLKLFPTLTLPARFSVLQVSNKKSFQKLDQRPLDVFQYYLQLQIDQLNVYGDVGDLKHNISFVKRIKNEWKSLSLTKKRVYHTLFFKFSAVDFNKLRNEELARYLTIPRPITSSYLLFRKRFKVRFYQMLEPKERCSQGSASSLDQRYQRTTYLAKNKPLVRIQPRQPYPNNSTAFNAHFRYQEMCKSCKEEWRKSVTEEEKQLLHEEVQRRKRLFDLRMQVERKELRTLTKLLDESVSEESFKTLSHSLSYHNLERKKVLDNGLLIPFLHMSHKKD, encoded by the coding sequence ATGTTGAAGCTGTTCCCAACATTGACTCTTCCCGCAAGATTCTCTGTTTTGCAGGTGAGCAACAAGAAGTCATTCCAGAAGCTTGATCAGAGACCGCTGGACGTTTTCCAATACTACTTACAGCTTCAAATCGATCAGTTAAATGTATATGGAGATGTAGGTGACCTGAAGcataatatttctttcgTTAAACGAATAAAAAATGAGTGGAAATCACTGTCATTAACTAAAAAGAGGGTATATCACACgttgttcttcaagttcagTGCAGTAGATTTCAATAAGCTTCGCAATGAGGAATTAGCCAGGTACCTTACGATTCCACGCCCCATCACAAGTAGTTACCTTTTATTCAGGAAAAGATTTAAGGTGAGGTTTTATCAAATGCTAGAGCCAAAGGAAAGATGCTCGCAAGGATCAGCATCATCTTTGGATCAGCGGTACCAACGGACTACATATTTGgcaaaaaataaaccaCTGGTAAGGATTCAACCGAGACAACCGTATCCTAACAATAGCACGGCATTTAACGCTCATTTTAGGTACCAGGAGATGTGTAAATCCTGCAAGGAAGAATGGAGGAAATCAGTaaccgaagaagaaaaacaattGCTTCACGAGGAAGTGCAAAGACGTAAGAGGCTTTTCGACCTCCGGATGCAGGTGGAAAGAAAGGAGTTGAGGACACTCACGAAGTTGCTCGATGAATCCGTCTCTGAAGAGTCCTTCAAAACACTCTCACATTCGCTTTCTTACCACAATctggaaaggaaaaaagttCTGGACAACGGCTTGCTGATACCTTTCCTCCACATGAGCCACAAGAAGGATTGA